One region of Camelina sativa cultivar DH55 chromosome 6, Cs, whole genome shotgun sequence genomic DNA includes:
- the LOC104791513 gene encoding protein ABHD11-like isoform X2, giving the protein MARTLTNRFESRFLIRFLESPSLFASCFTSSRSLQTLAYEEVRSSGDRKNESTALILHGLLGSGRNWRSFSRSLASSLSVSSASDWKMVLVDLRNHGRSAEVEGLNPPHSLVNSARDLADLVKSSGWKWPDVVIGHSLGGKVALQFMESCVRGDYEQLWVLDSVPGEVNAEKSDGEVEKVLKTLQSLPSPIPSRKWLVDHMIELGFTRSLSEWIGSNLKRSEDSETWAFNLDGAVQMFNSYRETSYWSLLENPPKETEISFVIAEKSDRWDHDTTKRLETIANQRQNVSEGKVATHLLRNSGHWVHADNPKGLLEIVSSNFFFTHK; this is encoded by the exons ATGGCGAGAACTCTAACGAACCGATTTGAATCTCGCTTTTTGATTCGTTTCCTCGAGTCTCCGAGTCTGTTCGCTTCCTGCTTCACGAGTTCGAGATCTCTTCAAACCCTAGCCTACGAAGAAGTCCGATCCTCCGGCGACCGGAAGAATGAATCTACAGCTCTCATCCTTCACGGCCTCCTCGGCTCCGGAAGAAACTGGAGATCGTTTTCTCGCTCCCTCGCATCGTCTCTCTCCGTCTCCTCTGCTTCTG ATTGGAAGATGGTACTGGTTGATCTGAGGAACCATGGGAGATCTGCGGAGGTGGAAGGGCTTAATCCGCCACATAGTCTTGTGAATTCAGCTAGAGATTTAGCTGATTTGGTGAAATCAAGTGGTTGGAAATGGCCTGATGTGGTGATTGGTCATTCTTTGGGAGGTAAAGTGGCTTTGCAGTTCATGGAGAGTTGTGTTCGTGGTGATTATG aacAGTTATGGGTGCTAGACTCTGTCCCTGGTGAAGTCAACGCAGAAAAAAGTGATGGTGAAGTAGAGAAAGTTCTGAAGACACTGCAGAGTTTACCTTCACCAATCCCTTCCCGCAA GTGGCTGGTGGATCATATGATCGAACTTGGCTTTACAAGATCGTTATCCGAATGGATTGGCAGCAATCTCAAGAGATCCGAAGACTCAGAGACATGGGCCTTTAACCTTGATGGAGCTGTCCAAATGTTCAACTCTTACAG GGAGACTTCATACTGGTCTTTGCTAGAGAACCCGCCAAAAGAGACAGAGATATCTTTTGTGATAGCAGAAAAGAGTGACCGATGGGACCACGATACAACCAAGCGGCTTGAAACAATTGCTAACCAGAGACAGAATGTCTCAGAAGGAAAGGTTGCAACTCATCTTCTTCGTAACTCCGGCCATTGGGTACACGCAGACAACCCAAAGGGATTACTGGAGATAGTGAGTTCCAACTTCTTTTTCACACACAAGTAG
- the LOC104791513 gene encoding protein ABHD11-like isoform X3, with amino-acid sequence MARTLTNRFESRFLIRFLESPSLFASCFTSSRSLQTLAYEEVRSSGDRKNESTALILHGLLGSGRNWRSFSRSLASSLSVSSASDWKMVLVDLRNHGRSAEVEGLNPPHSLVNSARDLADLVKSSGWKWPDVVIGHSLGEQLWVLDSVPGEVNAEKSDGEVEKVLKTLQSLPSPIPSRKWLVDHMIELGFTRSLSEWIGSNLKRSEDSETWAFNLDGAVQMFNSYRETSYWSLLENPPKETEISFVIAEKSDRWDHDTTKRLETIANQRQNVSEGKVATHLLRNSGHWVHADNPKGLLEIVSSNFFFTHK; translated from the exons ATGGCGAGAACTCTAACGAACCGATTTGAATCTCGCTTTTTGATTCGTTTCCTCGAGTCTCCGAGTCTGTTCGCTTCCTGCTTCACGAGTTCGAGATCTCTTCAAACCCTAGCCTACGAAGAAGTCCGATCCTCCGGCGACCGGAAGAATGAATCTACAGCTCTCATCCTTCACGGCCTCCTCGGCTCCGGAAGAAACTGGAGATCGTTTTCTCGCTCCCTCGCATCGTCTCTCTCCGTCTCCTCTGCTTCTG ATTGGAAGATGGTACTGGTTGATCTGAGGAACCATGGGAGATCTGCGGAGGTGGAAGGGCTTAATCCGCCACATAGTCTTGTGAATTCAGCTAGAGATTTAGCTGATTTGGTGAAATCAAGTGGTTGGAAATGGCCTGATGTGGTGATTGGTCATTCTTTGGGAG aacAGTTATGGGTGCTAGACTCTGTCCCTGGTGAAGTCAACGCAGAAAAAAGTGATGGTGAAGTAGAGAAAGTTCTGAAGACACTGCAGAGTTTACCTTCACCAATCCCTTCCCGCAA GTGGCTGGTGGATCATATGATCGAACTTGGCTTTACAAGATCGTTATCCGAATGGATTGGCAGCAATCTCAAGAGATCCGAAGACTCAGAGACATGGGCCTTTAACCTTGATGGAGCTGTCCAAATGTTCAACTCTTACAG GGAGACTTCATACTGGTCTTTGCTAGAGAACCCGCCAAAAGAGACAGAGATATCTTTTGTGATAGCAGAAAAGAGTGACCGATGGGACCACGATACAACCAAGCGGCTTGAAACAATTGCTAACCAGAGACAGAATGTCTCAGAAGGAAAGGTTGCAACTCATCTTCTTCGTAACTCCGGCCATTGGGTACACGCAGACAACCCAAAGGGATTACTGGAGATAGTGAGTTCCAACTTCTTTTTCACACACAAGTAG
- the LOC104791513 gene encoding protein ABHD11-like isoform X1, translating to MARTLTNRFESRFLIRFLESPSLFASCFTSSRSLQTLAYEEVRSSGDRKNESTALILHGLLGSGRNWRSFSRSLASSLSVSSASDWKMVLVDLRNHGRSAEVEGLNPPHSLVNSARDLADLVKSSGWKWPDVVIGHSLGGKVALQFMESCVRGDYGDSASPPKQLWVLDSVPGEVNAEKSDGEVEKVLKTLQSLPSPIPSRKWLVDHMIELGFTRSLSEWIGSNLKRSEDSETWAFNLDGAVQMFNSYRETSYWSLLENPPKETEISFVIAEKSDRWDHDTTKRLETIANQRQNVSEGKVATHLLRNSGHWVHADNPKGLLEIVSSNFFFTHK from the exons ATGGCGAGAACTCTAACGAACCGATTTGAATCTCGCTTTTTGATTCGTTTCCTCGAGTCTCCGAGTCTGTTCGCTTCCTGCTTCACGAGTTCGAGATCTCTTCAAACCCTAGCCTACGAAGAAGTCCGATCCTCCGGCGACCGGAAGAATGAATCTACAGCTCTCATCCTTCACGGCCTCCTCGGCTCCGGAAGAAACTGGAGATCGTTTTCTCGCTCCCTCGCATCGTCTCTCTCCGTCTCCTCTGCTTCTG ATTGGAAGATGGTACTGGTTGATCTGAGGAACCATGGGAGATCTGCGGAGGTGGAAGGGCTTAATCCGCCACATAGTCTTGTGAATTCAGCTAGAGATTTAGCTGATTTGGTGAAATCAAGTGGTTGGAAATGGCCTGATGTGGTGATTGGTCATTCTTTGGGAGGTAAAGTGGCTTTGCAGTTCATGGAGAGTTGTGTTCGTGGTGATTATGGTGATTCAGCTTCTCCTCCTAAACAG TTATGGGTGCTAGACTCTGTCCCTGGTGAAGTCAACGCAGAAAAAAGTGATGGTGAAGTAGAGAAAGTTCTGAAGACACTGCAGAGTTTACCTTCACCAATCCCTTCCCGCAA GTGGCTGGTGGATCATATGATCGAACTTGGCTTTACAAGATCGTTATCCGAATGGATTGGCAGCAATCTCAAGAGATCCGAAGACTCAGAGACATGGGCCTTTAACCTTGATGGAGCTGTCCAAATGTTCAACTCTTACAG GGAGACTTCATACTGGTCTTTGCTAGAGAACCCGCCAAAAGAGACAGAGATATCTTTTGTGATAGCAGAAAAGAGTGACCGATGGGACCACGATACAACCAAGCGGCTTGAAACAATTGCTAACCAGAGACAGAATGTCTCAGAAGGAAAGGTTGCAACTCATCTTCTTCGTAACTCCGGCCATTGGGTACACGCAGACAACCCAAAGGGATTACTGGAGATAGTGAGTTCCAACTTCTTTTTCACACACAAGTAG